One window of Rasiella rasia genomic DNA carries:
- a CDS encoding mechanosensitive ion channel family protein, with product MNIFNDTEKILEKYGQKLIDYLPNIAIAILLLVIGLWVIRVINRVVRKFFAKQNYDVTLEKFIASLINWGLKIVLFVLVVTKLGVESASLVAIIGAAGLAIGLALQGSLSNFAGGVLILLLKPFKVGDFIAAQGLEGTVKDISIFNTRLNTFGNQLAIIPNGKLSNDTIVNYTEEGLRRENITFGIGYDSNIKEAKEILLSLVNEQETVLQLEGKEPMVVVASLGDSAVNLSVRYWASIDDFWNLRWHILEEGKARLEANGVVIPFPQRDVHLYQKN from the coding sequence ATGAACATTTTTAACGATACAGAAAAAATCCTTGAAAAATACGGTCAGAAATTAATCGATTACCTACCTAATATTGCTATTGCTATACTGTTGTTAGTAATTGGGCTTTGGGTAATTCGTGTCATTAATAGGGTAGTACGGAAATTTTTTGCGAAACAAAATTACGATGTTACACTAGAAAAGTTTATTGCTAGCCTTATTAATTGGGGACTTAAAATAGTGCTCTTTGTACTGGTAGTAACCAAACTAGGTGTAGAATCTGCATCATTGGTTGCCATAATTGGTGCCGCAGGCTTGGCTATAGGTCTTGCATTACAAGGATCACTCTCAAATTTTGCTGGTGGAGTACTTATCCTTCTTCTAAAACCCTTTAAAGTTGGTGACTTTATTGCCGCACAAGGTTTGGAAGGTACCGTAAAGGATATTTCGATTTTTAATACAAGGTTAAATACATTTGGAAACCAACTAGCAATCATCCCAAATGGAAAACTCTCTAACGATACCATTGTAAATTACACCGAAGAAGGATTGCGTCGTGAAAACATCACCTTTGGAATTGGTTATGATTCTAACATAAAGGAAGCAAAAGAGATATTACTGAGTCTGGTAAACGAACAAGAAACTGTACTACAACTAGAAGGCAAGGAACCTATGGTTGTAGTAGCTTCTTTAGGTGACAGCGCTGTTAACCTTTCTGTACGCTATTGGGCAAGCATTGATGATTTTTGGAATCTACGTTGGCATATTTTGGAAGAAGGTAAGGCTAGACTAGAAGCTAATGGAGTTGTGATTCCTTTTCCACAACGAGATGTGCATCTCTATCAGAAAAATTAA
- a CDS encoding thioredoxin domain-containing protein, with the protein MRILLSIVTACLALASCKQEKSTPVETHPYTNALVSETSPYLLQHAHNPVNWNPWNEEVLAQAKEEKKLMLISIGYAACHWCHVMEKESFEDSTVAAVMNKNFINIKVDREERPDVDQVYINAVQLMTGSAGWPLNVIALPDGRPVWGGTYFQKEAWIQSIEQIQELYKREPNKLEEYATKLQEGIISMDLIQINDDNDVIKNFETSSVLETWKESFDPEYGGPKRAPKFMMPNNTAYLMRRAVQTNDTDLLKHVTLTLDKMAYGGLYDAIGGGFARYSVDMKWHVPHFEKMLYDNAQLVSLYSDAYLVTGKQLYKDVVTETLTYIAQEMTNAEGAFYSSLDADSTNESGALEEGAYYTFTAEELEKELGDTYPLFKAYYNVNDFGYWEEENRYVLIRTETDEAISKQFNISEEELLQHKKNWRTSLQHYRDQRNKPRLDDKTLTSWNALMIKGYVDAYKAFQDDSFLTAALKNAEFLATQQLNAEGKLYHTYKDGQSSINGYLEDYAALIEAYIALYEVTMDEKWLEHGQMMANYTIAHFLNSESKMFYFTSDEDAELVTRTVEYRDNVIPASNSIMAKNLYKLSHYFEAPTYGEISSQMLKNVLPEATKYPSGFSNWLDLLANHQFKFYEIVVSGEQATEKLQGINAKYIPNAIVAGATKESQSYLLKGRHQENKTLIYVCVNNACRLPVSNIDDAMRTIKISE; encoded by the coding sequence ATGCGAATACTACTATCCATTGTAACGGCTTGTCTTGCACTAGCCTCATGCAAACAAGAAAAATCGACTCCTGTGGAAACTCACCCCTACACCAATGCACTGGTCTCTGAAACCAGCCCTTATTTACTACAACACGCACACAATCCAGTAAACTGGAACCCTTGGAACGAGGAGGTTCTTGCGCAGGCCAAGGAAGAAAAAAAACTCATGCTAATTAGCATTGGCTATGCCGCTTGTCATTGGTGCCACGTCATGGAAAAAGAAAGTTTTGAAGACTCTACAGTTGCCGCAGTAATGAACAAAAATTTTATCAATATAAAGGTAGATAGAGAGGAGCGACCCGATGTAGACCAAGTGTATATAAATGCAGTTCAACTCATGACCGGAAGTGCTGGCTGGCCCTTAAACGTAATTGCTTTACCAGACGGAAGACCCGTTTGGGGAGGTACTTACTTCCAGAAAGAAGCATGGATACAAAGCATTGAACAAATACAAGAATTATACAAAAGAGAACCCAATAAGTTAGAAGAATATGCCACCAAGTTGCAGGAAGGGATAATTTCTATGGATTTGATTCAGATAAATGATGATAATGATGTTATAAAAAATTTCGAAACTAGCAGCGTACTTGAAACTTGGAAAGAAAGTTTTGACCCTGAATACGGAGGGCCTAAGCGAGCACCTAAGTTTATGATGCCTAACAATACTGCGTACTTAATGCGTCGCGCAGTACAAACTAATGACACAGATTTATTAAAACACGTAACGCTCACCTTAGATAAAATGGCTTATGGTGGTCTTTATGATGCTATTGGCGGTGGCTTTGCACGCTATAGTGTTGATATGAAATGGCATGTACCACATTTTGAAAAGATGTTATACGATAATGCTCAGCTTGTAAGTCTTTATAGTGATGCCTATTTAGTTACTGGGAAGCAGCTTTACAAAGATGTGGTTACTGAAACGTTAACCTATATTGCTCAAGAAATGACTAACGCAGAGGGAGCATTTTATTCATCCCTAGACGCAGACAGCACGAATGAAAGTGGTGCGTTAGAAGAAGGAGCCTACTACACCTTTACTGCAGAAGAACTTGAAAAAGAACTAGGTGATACTTATCCCTTGTTTAAAGCATATTATAATGTTAATGATTTTGGTTATTGGGAGGAAGAAAACAGATATGTACTTATTAGAACGGAAACTGACGAAGCTATTTCGAAACAATTTAATATTTCCGAAGAAGAGCTGCTTCAACATAAAAAAAACTGGAGAACTTCGTTGCAACACTATCGCGATCAACGCAACAAGCCAAGACTAGATGATAAAACATTAACCTCTTGGAATGCCCTTATGATTAAAGGATATGTAGATGCCTACAAGGCGTTTCAAGATGACAGCTTTCTAACGGCTGCCCTTAAAAATGCAGAGTTTCTGGCAACACAACAACTTAATGCAGAAGGAAAACTATACCACACCTATAAAGACGGTCAGTCATCAATTAATGGATATTTAGAAGACTACGCCGCACTTATTGAAGCTTATATTGCTTTGTACGAGGTTACAATGGATGAAAAATGGTTAGAGCACGGTCAAATGATGGCCAACTATACCATAGCTCATTTTTTAAATTCTGAAAGTAAGATGTTTTACTTTACGTCAGATGAAGATGCAGAATTAGTGACTCGCACGGTAGAATACAGAGACAATGTTATACCTGCGTCAAATTCTATCATGGCAAAGAACCTGTATAAGTTGTCGCACTATTTTGAAGCACCCACCTACGGCGAGATTAGCAGTCAGATGCTAAAAAATGTATTGCCTGAAGCAACAAAATACCCGAGTGGTTTTTCAAACTGGTTAGATTTATTGGCTAATCACCAGTTTAAGTTTTATGAAATCGTTGTTTCTGGGGAACAGGCAACCGAAAAGTTACAGGGCATTAATGCTAAATACATTCCCAATGCTATTGTGGCTGGCGCTACAAAAGAGAGCCAAAGCTACCTATTGAAAGGTAGGCATCAAGAAAACAAAACCTTAATTTATGTATGTGTAAACAATGCTTGCCGACTTCCAGTTAGCAACATTGATGACGCCATGCGAACTATTAAAATTTCAGAATAA
- a CDS encoding dodecin family protein: MAIIKVIEVMANSTESFEDAVKNAVKQAGKSVKNIRSAYVNEQSVNVSGDQVTEYRVNVKISFEVK; this comes from the coding sequence ATGGCTATTATAAAAGTTATTGAGGTTATGGCAAACAGTACCGAAAGTTTTGAAGACGCGGTGAAAAATGCTGTAAAACAAGCAGGGAAAAGTGTAAAAAACATACGATCTGCTTATGTAAACGAACAAAGTGTAAATGTTAGCGGTGATCAGGTGACAGAATATCGTGTAAACGTTAAAATTTCATTTGAAGTAAAATAG
- a CDS encoding NifU family protein: MSQFNISIQPTNNENIVKFVANSFLTRAKSYEFGNIDEAKPSPLAQELFFLPFVKTVYIAQNFVAIEKYNIVTWSDVQDEVAAAITTFLNSGKDIIVETEVTKSKVPVTVYAESTPNPAVVKFVANKPLVSGIFEFKNIEDTKEAPLAAALFNFPFVNEIFMSANYISITKYNVVEWEEVTMQLREFITNYIAEDKVILNDAMLEKQEEQKENTSISEEKERSEFDQEIIAILDEYVKPAVASDGGNIAFDSFNEETKTVKVILQGACSGCPSSTVTLKNGIETMLKEMLQGRVNAVEAING; this comes from the coding sequence ATGTCTCAATTTAACATTAGTATACAACCAACAAATAACGAAAATATTGTCAAATTTGTTGCTAATAGCTTCTTAACCAGAGCTAAAAGTTACGAATTTGGCAATATAGATGAGGCAAAACCAAGTCCGTTAGCGCAAGAGCTCTTCTTTTTACCTTTTGTAAAAACCGTCTACATTGCTCAGAATTTTGTTGCCATCGAAAAATATAATATTGTTACTTGGTCTGATGTTCAAGACGAAGTTGCAGCGGCAATCACCACTTTTTTAAACAGCGGTAAAGACATTATAGTAGAAACTGAAGTAACGAAGTCTAAGGTTCCTGTTACGGTTTATGCCGAAAGCACTCCAAATCCAGCTGTGGTAAAATTTGTGGCCAACAAACCCTTAGTATCGGGCATCTTTGAATTTAAGAATATAGAAGACACAAAAGAGGCACCCTTAGCAGCGGCACTTTTCAACTTTCCTTTTGTAAATGAAATTTTTATGAGCGCTAATTATATTTCAATTACGAAATATAATGTAGTAGAATGGGAGGAGGTTACCATGCAACTAAGAGAATTCATAACTAATTACATAGCAGAAGACAAGGTTATTCTAAATGACGCTATGTTAGAGAAGCAGGAGGAACAAAAAGAAAACACTTCTATTTCCGAAGAAAAAGAACGAAGCGAATTTGACCAAGAAATTATTGCCATTCTCGATGAGTATGTAAAACCAGCAGTAGCTAGCGATGGCGGAAACATTGCTTTTGATTCTTTTAATGAGGAAACAAAAACTGTCAAGGTCATACTACAAGGAGCTTGCAGCGGCTGTCCCTCATCTACAGTTACGCTCAAAAACGGTATTGAAACTATGCTTAAAGAGATGTTGCAAGGACGTGTTAATGCAGTTGAAGCCATTAATGGATAA
- a CDS encoding T9SS type B sorting domain-containing protein, with amino-acid sequence MKKLLLLLPLLLCYVVGVSQITVDETLTTQQLVEDVLIQNSCATVSNFLQSTGTNFGEGNGIGAFDRNGSVFPFDDGIILSSGFVANAPGPNATLHSDGSFGWPGDADLEANTSATNTNNASWIQFDFVPFIDQISFDFIMASEEYNENFECSFSDAFAFILTDQVTGFVQNLAVLPGTTTPIEVTNIRYEVLGQCAAINEEYFGQYNFQPIANVLAPSIPEADAPIDFNGQTVSLTAMGNVVSGNPYTIKLVVADETDAAFDIAVFLEAGSFSLGVDLGDDLTIAAGNAPCEGQPLNIGFTPVPGDMYNWYRLNPLTGLFVEIPGTMNMSMITITNTGTYKVVVTKPSGCSAEDEVYIEFAPQPIAVEPDQINECDELPNDGFATFDLTQSDAQIMNGQATTSVIWYETLIDAQDDTNAILDPTMYVNTVQGFQTVYARLQEGGFNCFDIVPQDIQVNDSPPLTDPVTDYIICDNDEDGLEEFDLTSKDGEIANILVNLTITYHTSQADAEAGVGAIATPGAYISGGEIIWARGENIAGCYTVVSFSLILDTIPLFVEVPEFRQCDNDGDGVESFDLNTQNATIVDGDLDLSVTYHPTELDADDATNELMSPYVSGGEVIWVRVESNSRGCYGVFDMELIVVERPDIFEPDPLTICDDNNDGFGEFTLTDADDQVVNGNPAGNLVVSYHETLVNAQNNVDPLASPYLNIVPFNQTVYVRLSDTAAGCYNVTTLDLIVLETPEISDPSPLEECDTDGDGVFVFNLTDAEPEILAGLTGGPYVVNYYEDPALTIAIANTTAYPNISNPQTLFVTVSDTGNSCLAETTLELIVNLPPSLNEPMAYTLCDENDPPGEEMEVFDLTSRTAEITGGNIGIVVSFYESLADAQAGTNAIATPEAYTNLTNPQNIYIRGENATTGCEQTGGVNGLVLELRVDNIPDVEDPTPLVVCDMDNDGFAQFDLTSKDAEIAGGDPSVTVTYHETLLDAQDGVFALTSPYQNIVADMQTVYARAVFSMAPNTNGCFDIVELDLIVLPSPTLPLEISPIIACESGGTAVFDLTEREVEILNGQDPLSFTVSYYELLVDAQAGTNAIAIPTAYANTSNPQTIYVRVSDNTNLCAVTGSFEIEVREPPMATQPIPFTKCDDLGEPNDGIASFDLTTKDVEIAGAGIGINVSYYLTPEDAQDATNAIDPATAYVNQDPVTGAAINPQTIYVRVDDVTTECEGFTSMTLRVVSNPEPVSPDAIEVCDINDPNDGVEVFDLTIREAQILNGENWTLEYYETFTDAVDQTNVIGTPGAYPNISNPQIVYVRVTNGTIPEMCFEIVELELIVNPLPDASAVVTPLVLCQAPNTGFGLFNLTDKEGEILGGQDPALFTVSYYESAADAAIMFDPITTPGSYTNLSNPQTIYVGIQNIETECYIAMQEFELRVDDGATATTPAAPYAICDNTDPNDGIADFTLDDPTDPTSQAQLLRDEILGGQDPTLFLLTYHETLANAEGNIDPLGATYTNIVNPQVIYARVSNSANDCFAITEVILKVEQLPILALDEEYRLCVDADGLPIEAEFGGPSPPVLDTGLSPEDYIFLWELNGAVLIGEVGPSIIATQEGVYVVTVTERVTGCMQSYTTTVILSSPPTTFDVDVTTGAFAGEHAITATAQGLGTYQFQLDDGAFQDEGMFNNVAPGSHTVTIQDINGCGSVTVPVGVVDYPRFMTPNLDGYHDTWNIIGIADADPTAKIYIFDRHGKLLKQISPTGEGWDGTFNGNPLPSNDYWFVVEYTEDETQKEFRGHFTLKR; translated from the coding sequence ATGAAAAAACTTTTACTCCTCCTCCCTCTACTGTTGTGCTATGTTGTTGGTGTTTCACAGATTACTGTAGACGAAACTTTAACAACACAACAATTAGTAGAAGATGTACTGATACAGAACTCTTGCGCAACTGTCTCTAATTTTTTACAAAGCACAGGAACAAATTTTGGCGAAGGAAATGGAATTGGCGCCTTTGACAGGAACGGTTCAGTTTTTCCTTTTGACGACGGAATTATTCTTAGTTCTGGGTTTGTGGCAAATGCCCCAGGTCCGAATGCCACCTTACATAGCGATGGTAGTTTTGGTTGGCCAGGCGATGCAGATTTAGAAGCCAATACTTCGGCAACAAATACAAATAATGCAAGTTGGATTCAATTCGATTTTGTTCCTTTTATAGATCAAATTAGTTTTGACTTTATAATGGCATCAGAAGAGTACAACGAGAATTTTGAGTGCTCATTTTCAGATGCTTTCGCATTTATCTTAACAGATCAAGTTACAGGATTTGTTCAAAATTTAGCTGTATTACCCGGAACTACAACGCCAATAGAAGTTACCAACATTCGATATGAAGTGCTTGGTCAATGTGCAGCGATAAATGAAGAATATTTCGGCCAATATAATTTTCAACCCATTGCAAATGTACTAGCACCTTCTATTCCAGAAGCAGATGCACCTATCGACTTTAATGGTCAAACGGTTTCGCTTACCGCTATGGGAAATGTAGTGTCTGGAAATCCGTATACTATTAAATTGGTGGTAGCAGACGAAACAGATGCGGCCTTCGATATTGCTGTGTTCTTAGAAGCAGGATCGTTTAGTTTAGGTGTCGACTTGGGAGACGATTTAACCATTGCCGCTGGAAATGCTCCTTGCGAAGGACAACCACTAAATATTGGTTTTACACCAGTTCCTGGAGATATGTACAATTGGTACCGCTTAAATCCTCTCACAGGTCTTTTTGTGGAAATTCCAGGTACCATGAACATGAGTATGATTACCATAACAAATACGGGTACGTACAAGGTTGTGGTAACTAAACCATCGGGCTGTAGTGCAGAAGATGAAGTGTATATAGAATTTGCTCCTCAACCGATTGCCGTAGAGCCTGACCAAATTAATGAGTGCGACGAGTTACCGAATGATGGTTTTGCCACATTCGACCTTACACAAAGTGATGCGCAGATTATGAATGGTCAAGCGACTACTTCCGTGATTTGGTATGAAACGCTAATTGATGCGCAAGATGATACTAATGCCATTCTAGACCCCACCATGTATGTTAATACAGTACAAGGGTTTCAAACGGTATATGCAAGGTTGCAAGAAGGAGGTTTTAATTGTTTCGATATAGTTCCTCAAGATATTCAAGTCAACGACAGTCCACCTCTTACAGATCCGGTCACTGATTATATTATTTGCGACAATGACGAGGATGGTTTAGAGGAATTTGATTTAACGAGCAAGGATGGTGAGATAGCGAACATTTTGGTTAATTTAACAATTACGTATCACACGAGTCAGGCAGATGCTGAGGCTGGTGTTGGAGCTATTGCTACACCTGGAGCTTATATAAGTGGTGGTGAGATAATTTGGGCGCGTGGAGAGAATATAGCTGGCTGTTATACGGTTGTTAGTTTTTCATTGATATTAGACACGATTCCGTTGTTTGTTGAGGTTCCTGAGTTTAGGCAGTGTGACAATGATGGAGATGGTGTTGAGAGTTTCGATTTAAATACTCAGAATGCTACGATTGTCGATGGTGATTTAGATTTAAGTGTTACGTATCATCCTACCGAGTTAGATGCAGACGATGCTACTAATGAGTTAATGAGTCCTTATGTGAGTGGAGGCGAGGTTATCTGGGTACGTGTAGAGAGTAATAGTCGTGGTTGTTATGGTGTATTTGACATGGAGCTTATCGTTGTGGAGCGTCCTGATATTTTTGAGCCAGATCCTCTTACAATTTGTGATGACAACAACGATGGTTTTGGGGAGTTTACTTTGACAGATGCAGATGATCAGGTTGTCAATGGTAATCCGGCGGGTAATTTGGTAGTTAGTTATCATGAGACGTTGGTCAATGCTCAGAACAATGTAGATCCTTTAGCGAGTCCTTATTTAAATATAGTTCCTTTTAACCAGACGGTGTATGTTCGTTTGAGCGATACTGCTGCGGGATGTTATAATGTTACAACGTTAGATCTTATAGTTTTAGAGACCCCTGAGATATCAGATCCTTCACCATTAGAGGAGTGTGATACCGATGGAGATGGTGTTTTTGTATTTAACCTTACTGATGCTGAGCCAGAGATTTTGGCGGGTCTAACGGGAGGTCCTTATGTGGTGAACTATTATGAAGACCCAGCCCTTACCATTGCGATAGCTAATACTACGGCATATCCAAATATTAGTAATCCTCAGACTTTGTTTGTGACAGTAAGTGATACTGGTAATAGCTGTTTGGCAGAGACAACTTTAGAACTTATTGTAAACCTTCCACCATCGCTCAATGAGCCTATGGCCTATACGTTATGTGATGAGAATGATCCTCCTGGAGAGGAGATGGAGGTTTTTGATCTTACCAGTCGTACAGCAGAGATCACAGGCGGTAATATAGGTATTGTGGTTAGTTTCTATGAGAGTTTGGCCGATGCACAGGCAGGCACAAATGCCATTGCGACACCAGAGGCATATACCAATTTAACCAATCCACAAAACATTTATATTCGAGGAGAGAACGCTACCACGGGTTGTGAACAAACAGGTGGTGTAAACGGGTTGGTTCTTGAGTTACGTGTAGATAACATTCCTGATGTAGAAGATCCAACACCTTTGGTTGTTTGTGATATGGATAATGATGGTTTTGCTCAGTTTGATCTTACCAGTAAAGATGCAGAGATTGCAGGAGGTGATCCTAGTGTAACTGTTACCTACCATGAAACACTTTTAGATGCTCAGGATGGGGTGTTTGCCCTTACGAGTCCGTATCAAAACATTGTAGCCGACATGCAGACGGTATACGCGCGTGCTGTTTTCTCTATGGCTCCTAATACCAATGGTTGTTTTGATATTGTTGAGTTAGACCTTATTGTACTTCCTTCTCCAACCTTGCCTTTGGAGATATCGCCAATTATTGCTTGTGAATCAGGCGGTACTGCGGTGTTCGATTTAACAGAGCGAGAAGTAGAGATTTTAAATGGTCAAGATCCGTTGAGTTTTACGGTTAGTTATTATGAATTACTAGTAGATGCACAGGCGGGTACTAATGCTATTGCTATACCTACGGCATATGCTAATACTAGCAACCCACAGACTATTTATGTTCGTGTTTCAGATAACACGAATCTATGTGCTGTCACGGGTAGTTTTGAGATAGAGGTTCGTGAGCCACCTATGGCCACACAGCCTATTCCGTTTACTAAGTGTGATGATCTAGGTGAGCCTAATGATGGTATTGCTAGTTTCGATTTAACGACCAAAGATGTTGAGATTGCTGGTGCTGGTATTGGTATTAATGTAAGTTACTACCTTACACCTGAAGATGCTCAGGATGCGACCAATGCTATTGATCCAGCTACGGCGTATGTAAACCAAGATCCAGTTACAGGAGCTGCTATTAACCCGCAGACGATTTATGTACGTGTAGACGATGTTACTACAGAATGTGAAGGCTTTACAAGCATGACCCTTCGTGTGGTGTCTAATCCAGAACCTGTTTCGCCAGATGCTATTGAGGTTTGTGATATTAATGATCCAAACGATGGGGTAGAGGTATTCGATTTAACCATACGTGAGGCTCAGATTCTCAACGGTGAGAATTGGACTTTAGAGTACTATGAGACGTTTACCGATGCTGTAGATCAGACCAATGTTATTGGTACCCCTGGGGCATATCCTAATATAAGTAATCCTCAGATTGTTTATGTACGTGTTACCAATGGTACCATTCCTGAGATGTGCTTTGAGATTGTAGAATTAGAACTTATTGTAAATCCATTACCAGATGCTAGCGCAGTGGTAACGCCATTGGTTTTATGTCAGGCACCTAACACTGGATTTGGGTTGTTTAACCTTACCGATAAGGAAGGTGAGATACTCGGGGGTCAAGATCCAGCGCTTTTCACGGTTAGTTATTATGAGAGTGCTGCAGATGCGGCCATTATGTTTGATCCAATTACAACCCCTGGTTCGTATACAAACCTTAGCAATCCACAGACTATCTATGTAGGGATACAGAATATAGAGACAGAGTGTTATATTGCTATGCAAGAGTTTGAGTTACGTGTAGATGATGGAGCTACGGCAACAACACCTGCAGCGCCATACGCTATTTGTGATAATACAGACCCTAATGATGGTATAGCCGACTTTACCTTAGACGATCCAACAGACCCTACTTCACAGGCTCAGTTGTTGCGTGATGAGATACTCGGGGGTCAAGATCCGACGTTATTTTTACTTACCTATCATGAGACTCTTGCTAATGCAGAAGGGAACATAGATCCATTAGGAGCTACGTATACTAATATTGTAAATCCACAAGTGATTTATGCTCGTGTGAGTAATAGCGCCAACGATTGTTTTGCGATTACTGAAGTTATTCTGAAAGTGGAGCAATTACCAATTTTGGCATTAGATGAGGAGTATAGGTTGTGTGTAGATGCCGATGGGTTACCGATCGAGGCTGAATTTGGAGGTCCTTCACCACCGGTTTTAGATACAGGGTTATCACCAGAGGATTATATTTTCTTGTGGGAGTTAAATGGAGCGGTACTTATTGGAGAAGTAGGTCCTTCAATTATAGCGACACAAGAGGGTGTTTATGTAGTCACTGTTACCGAGCGTGTTACAGGCTGTATGCAGAGTTATACCACTACGGTGATATTGAGTTCACCTCCAACGACATTTGATGTAGATGTTACCACGGGTGCCTTTGCAGGAGAGCATGCGATAACTGCTACTGCTCAAGGTTTAGGGACGTATCAGTTCCAGTTAGATGATGGAGCCTTCCAAGATGAAGGGATGTTTAACAATGTGGCTCCTGGAAGTCATACGGTTACCATACAAGATATAAATGGTTGTGGGAGTGTGACGGTACCGGTAGGTGTTGTGGATTATCCTAGGTTTATGACTCCTAATTTAGACGGATACCATGACACGTGGAATATCATTGGTATTGCAGATGCAGACCCTACGGCAAAAATTTATATATTTGACCGCCACGGAAAACTGCTTAAGCAGATTAGTCCAACAGGAGAAGGATGGGATGGAACCTTTAACGGAAATCCATTACCATCGAATGACTACTGGTTCGTGGTAGAATATACAGAAGACGAAACCCAAAAAGAATTTAGAGGGCATTTTACCCTAAAACGATAG
- a CDS encoding PorP/SprF family type IX secretion system membrane protein encodes MKLTKTYLLFALLVSPFLYAQDGLPVYSDYFADNLYLLHPSMAGGADYSKLRLTARQQWFDQDDAPNVQTLSFNTRLGERSGLGAIIFNDKNGFHSQTGGYLTYAHHIKLGRGSSDFNQLSFGLSAGLIQSKLDETSFDPNDFDPIIAGIVQSSSYLNVDTGASFHSGNFSTHFTVKNLLFRNRRLNSEQFEPNNQRSYIIGASYFIVPTYGAWAFEPSALLQYRERTGEQLVDANLKVYRELDFARIWGGISYRRSFDGAEFVDGQEIKNQKLQYITPVLGINYKKFLFAYTYSYQTGTVRFDAGGYHQLTVGYNIFDGKVGRSWSQDMRYNGMLRPRGK; translated from the coding sequence ATGAAGCTTACAAAGACTTACCTACTTTTTGCCTTACTAGTATCCCCATTCTTATATGCACAAGACGGGTTGCCAGTTTATTCAGATTATTTTGCTGATAATCTATATTTACTGCATCCATCAATGGCAGGAGGGGCCGATTATAGTAAGTTAAGACTAACAGCCAGACAACAATGGTTTGACCAAGATGATGCGCCAAATGTGCAAACATTGAGTTTTAACACAAGACTTGGAGAACGTTCTGGCCTAGGTGCAATTATATTTAATGATAAGAATGGATTCCATTCTCAAACAGGAGGGTATTTAACGTATGCACACCATATTAAACTAGGAAGAGGAAGTTCAGATTTTAATCAGTTGTCTTTTGGTTTAAGTGCAGGATTAATACAGTCTAAACTAGATGAAACGAGTTTCGATCCTAATGATTTTGATCCAATAATTGCTGGAATTGTACAAAGTAGTTCTTACTTAAATGTAGATACTGGAGCTTCTTTTCATTCAGGTAATTTTTCAACCCATTTTACTGTAAAAAATCTTTTGTTTAGAAATAGAAGATTAAATTCAGAACAGTTTGAGCCAAATAATCAGCGTTCATATATCATCGGAGCGTCGTACTTTATTGTGCCTACCTATGGCGCCTGGGCGTTTGAGCCTAGTGCTTTGTTACAGTATCGTGAGCGAACTGGTGAGCAATTAGTAGACGCCAATCTGAAAGTTTACAGAGAGCTTGATTTTGCAAGAATCTGGGGTGGTATTTCGTATCGTAGAAGTTTTGATGGAGCCGAGTTTGTAGATGGCCAAGAAATTAAAAATCAGAAATTACAATACATAACACCTGTGCTGGGTATTAATTATAAGAAATTTTTATTTGCATATACGTACTCGTATCAAACTGGAACGGTACGTTTTGATGCTGGAGGCTATCATCAGCTTACTGTGGGATATAATATATTTGACGGAAAAGTGGGTAGAAGTTGGAGTCAAGACATGCGCTACAATGGTATGCTTAGACCAAGAGGAAAGTAA